A DNA window from Micromonospora sp. NBC_01739 contains the following coding sequences:
- a CDS encoding SWIM zinc finger family protein: MSPTGRFADYGRPRRVEGGLRARSARGAIGVSWWSRRFLEVLESFALGTRLTRGRAYARAGQVVRLDVAPGMVSASVQGSRPRPYQVHIALPPFPDPMWQRIEAQLAAQAFFSARLLAGDLPAELEELFTAAGAPLFPAAVTELEQRCSCPDGAVPCKHLAATFYLLAEAFDADPFALLHWRGRSRQDLLDRLRALRSLNTEPDLTRPPATEPDPTRPPAAESGVGRPAAGAVPALADLPVAPLTETLDRFWLPPVPLPDRPPSLASRPDLLLRQLGAPAPAIGGPGLLERLRQAYRQLGE; this comes from the coding sequence GTGAGCCCGACCGGCCGGTTCGCCGACTACGGGCGGCCCCGCCGGGTCGAGGGCGGGCTGCGGGCCCGCAGCGCCCGGGGCGCCATCGGGGTGTCCTGGTGGTCGCGGCGGTTCCTGGAGGTGCTGGAGTCCTTCGCCCTCGGCACCCGGCTGACCCGGGGCCGCGCCTACGCCCGCGCCGGCCAGGTGGTACGCCTAGACGTCGCCCCCGGCATGGTGAGCGCGTCGGTGCAGGGCTCCCGACCCCGGCCGTACCAGGTCCACATCGCCCTGCCGCCGTTTCCGGACCCCATGTGGCAGCGGATCGAGGCCCAACTGGCCGCGCAGGCGTTCTTCAGCGCCCGGCTGCTGGCCGGTGATCTGCCAGCCGAGTTGGAGGAGCTGTTCACCGCCGCCGGTGCGCCCCTGTTCCCGGCCGCCGTGACCGAGCTGGAGCAACGCTGCTCCTGCCCGGACGGGGCGGTCCCCTGCAAACACCTGGCGGCCACCTTCTACCTGCTGGCCGAGGCCTTCGACGCCGATCCCTTCGCCCTGCTGCACTGGCGCGGCCGCAGCCGCCAGGACCTGCTCGACCGGCTCCGCGCGCTGCGCAGCCTCAACACCGAGCCGGACCTCACCCGCCCACCAGCCACCGAGCCGGACCCCACCCGCCCACCAGCCGCCGAGTCCGGTGTGGGTCGTCCGGCGGCCGGGGCGGTGCCAGCCCTTGCCGACCTGCCGGTAGCGCCCCTGACGGAGACCCTTGACCGGTTCTGGCTGCCGCCGGTGCCCCTGCCGGATCGCCCGCCCAGTTTGGCGAGCCGTCCGGATCTGTTGTTGCGGCAGCTCGGTGCACCCGCACCGGCGATCGGTGGACCGGGCCTGCTGGAGCGGCTGCGTCAGGCGTACCGCCAGCTTGGTGAGTGA
- a CDS encoding DUF3040 domain-containing protein has translation MLSKEDQRRFDQITRNLRESDPAFFARLDNRARGRRGRWLLLLTILLWAALPATTVAFGRLTGAIFAAVLLTNAALMWRFRRRWL, from the coding sequence ATGCTCAGCAAAGAGGATCAGCGCAGGTTCGATCAGATCACCCGCAATCTGCGGGAGAGTGACCCGGCGTTCTTCGCCCGGCTGGACAATCGGGCCCGGGGACGACGTGGGCGGTGGCTGCTGCTGTTGACCATCCTGCTGTGGGCGGCGCTGCCGGCTACCACCGTGGCCTTCGGCCGACTGACCGGGGCCATCTTCGCTGCGGTGCTGCTGACCAATGCGGCACTCATGTGGCGATTCCGTCGACGCTGGCTCTGA